A genomic region of Thermovirga sp. contains the following coding sequences:
- a CDS encoding carboxymuconolactone decarboxylase family protein produces MSQRLDYKEASPEAFDALIHIERVIHKSGLEASLLDLVKCRASQVNGCAWCLDMHTKDARARGETEQRLYLLPAWRDAPGYTERERAALAWTEAVTRIAVQGVPDDVYAQARAHFSEKELVDLTLAIIAINGWNRMNISFRTKVGDYVSPHGAAPKKSK; encoded by the coding sequence ATGAGCCAACGCCTGGATTACAAGGAAGCCTCGCCCGAGGCGTTCGATGCCCTGATCCACATCGAAAGGGTGATCCATAAGAGCGGCCTGGAAGCGTCGCTGCTGGACCTGGTCAAGTGCCGCGCTTCGCAGGTCAACGGCTGCGCCTGGTGCCTGGACATGCATACCAAGGACGCCCGTGCCCGGGGGGAGACCGAACAGCGCCTGTATTTGCTCCCGGCCTGGCGGGATGCGCCGGGCTACACCGAGCGTGAGCGGGCTGCCCTGGCCTGGACGGAAGCGGTCACCCGGATCGCCGTGCAGGGTGTGCCCGACGACGTCTACGCCCAAGCGCGCGCTCACTTCAGCGAGAAGGAATTGGTCGACCTGACCCTGGCTATCATCGCCATCAACGGTTGGAACCGGATGAACATCTCCTTCCGTACCAAGGTCGGCGACTACGTCAGCCCCCACGGGGCGGCACCCAAGAAATCGAAGTGA
- a CDS encoding AbrB/MazE/SpoVT family DNA-binding domain-containing protein → MSAISLKVDEKGRVTLPNKLRKNLDIKPGDTLFLQEQAEYFVLKKAVDPFDALALDALRERNEGKTVGLKDVASQLGVDLE, encoded by the coding sequence ATGTCTGCTATCTCTTTGAAAGTGGATGAAAAGGGCCGGGTAACACTGCCAAACAAACTCCGAAAGAACCTCGACATCAAACCGGGCGATACGCTTTTCCTGCAGGAACAGGCTGAATACTTTGTCCTGAAAAAAGCAGTGGACCCTTTTGATGCTCTTGCGTTAGATGCATTAAGAGAGCGTAACGAAGGCAAGACCGTTGGTCTCAAGGATGTTGCATCTCAACTGGGGGTAGACCTTGAATAA
- a CDS encoding DUF488 domain-containing protein, whose amino-acid sequence MDIQTKRAYEPASKEDGIRVLVDRLWPRGMSKEKMEADLWLKEAGPSTELRKWFNHDRDKWEEFKSRYFKELDGNAEMTGELLELAAKGRVTLLFSAHDEEYNQAVALKEYLLSKSE is encoded by the coding sequence ATGGATATTCAAACGAAGCGGGCTTATGAACCGGCGTCAAAGGAGGACGGCATCCGCGTCCTGGTGGACCGCTTGTGGCCCAGGGGCATGAGCAAGGAGAAGATGGAAGCGGACCTGTGGCTCAAGGAGGCGGGGCCGAGCACGGAACTGCGGAAATGGTTCAACCACGACCGTGACAAGTGGGAGGAATTCAAGAGCCGTTATTTCAAAGAACTGGATGGGAACGCTGAAATGACCGGTGAACTCCTGGAACTGGCCGCCAAGGGGCGCGTCACCCTTTTATTTTCGGCCCACGACGAGGAATACAACCAAGCCGTAGCCCTGAAAGAGTACTTGCTGTCGAAGTCAGAATAG
- a CDS encoding nucleotidyl transferase AbiEii/AbiGii toxin family protein, translating into MRAPDLPPIRNHEDPVLFREALSFTAAETGFTARLIEKDYFCTVLLSYLAHNSKELVFKGGTCLSKVHADFYRMSEDLDFVISSPSDASRRERSIRVAGLKEAIKDLPREITVFNPVQSLKGANDSRQYLAEIGYISLISGYIETVKLEIGLREPILTPVSMAAARTILRNPISAGFFVPPVKVPSLSLLESFAEKFRAALSRQKPAIRDFYDIDYGVRHLGIDVNDPDLADLLIKKMAVPGNGPIDVSRARLDELRRQVHSQLKPVLRGKDFEEFDMDRSFEVVAKMALKIHPTGEYVFF; encoded by the coding sequence ATGCGAGCGCCTGATCTTCCTCCTATTCGCAACCATGAAGATCCTGTACTTTTTCGTGAAGCCCTGTCATTCACCGCCGCCGAAACCGGTTTTACCGCTCGACTGATCGAGAAAGATTATTTTTGTACGGTCCTTCTTTCGTACCTTGCTCACAATAGTAAAGAGCTTGTTTTCAAGGGAGGTACTTGCCTTTCCAAGGTGCATGCTGATTTCTATCGCATGAGCGAAGACCTGGATTTTGTCATTTCTTCTCCTAGTGATGCCTCCCGAAGAGAAAGAAGTATCCGTGTGGCTGGTCTCAAGGAGGCCATTAAGGACCTTCCTCGCGAAATCACTGTTTTCAATCCAGTCCAGAGTTTAAAGGGAGCTAATGACTCAAGACAATACCTTGCCGAGATAGGGTACATTTCACTGATCTCCGGGTACATCGAGACCGTAAAACTTGAGATAGGTCTTCGGGAACCGATATTAACGCCGGTGTCGATGGCTGCCGCACGGACTATCCTGAGAAACCCAATCTCCGCAGGATTCTTTGTCCCTCCGGTGAAGGTTCCGAGTCTTTCGCTTCTCGAGAGTTTCGCCGAGAAGTTCCGAGCCGCCCTTTCTAGACAGAAGCCGGCGATCCGTGATTTTTACGATATTGACTATGGTGTGAGACATCTAGGTATTGATGTCAACGATCCTGACCTTGCAGATCTTTTAATAAAGAAAATGGCTGTCCCTGGTAACGGACCTATTGATGTTTCAAGGGCCAGGTTAGATGAACTTCGTCGGCAAGTGCATTCCCAGCTAAAACCGGTTCTCCGGGGGAAAGATTTTGAAGAGTTTGATATGGATCGTTCCTTTGAGGTAGTGGCGAAAATGGCTTTAAAGATTCACCCAACAGGAGAGTACGTATTTTTCTGA